CTCACCGCAGGCGGAACACGTGGTCGTCATCGACTGATCACCTTCCGGCACCGCGGGCAGGTGTCAGCGCTCGCCGGGACGGTCGCACCGCAGCACGGACAGAAATCGGCGCAGATGCCGCGCTCGAGGCTCACTGTCGGTTACCCCCAGCGACATCATCCGCACCCGGGCCGGTCCGAGTCGTCGCAGCGTACCCCTCGTCGCGCTCGTTGGTCTTGTGACGGACCGGTCCCATGTCCAGGACGTCGTGGACGTGCTCCTCGCACAGCAGGAGCGTGAACTCCGGGGTGATATCCTCCCGGTCGTGATACCGGACTGGCTGCTCGATGGTGATCGAGTAAAGCTCGCTGGGCGAGACGTCGAACACCGAGCAGTCTTCGGCCTGGCAGGAAACGCGCATCGGGCTCACGCCACCACCCCCTGGGCCGCACTGTCAGCACTCGGGATTATGTAAGAACGTTGAGTAGTCCCGGGCGGATTCGAACCGCCGTCAATGGCTCCAAAGGCCATTATGATTGGCCACTACACCACGGGACTTCGCTTCGCTCGTCCCGCGTACCTCGTCGTCCGTCACGGACGACTCACCACCGCGGGACTGCGTGGGACTGCGGGCGGAGATTGCGGGGTCGCGCACAATAGCGTTACCGTTCGGTCCGACCGCGACCCCAACGATTACCGACACGGGCGCAGGCCACTCCGTATGTCACGCCGCGCCCGTCTCGACACGTTCCTCGACGCGAACGACCTCGCCGCCGTCTGGTTCGCCCGCCCGAACAGTTTCGCGTGGCTCACCGGCGGCGACAACGTCGTCGACCGCTCGGGCGATACGGGCGTCGCCGCCGCGGGCTACGACGGCGACCGTCTCCGCGTCGTCACGGACGACATCGAAGCGCCGCGCCTCCGCGACGAGGAGGTCGGCGACGACGTCGCCGTCGAGTCGTTCGAGTGGCACGCCTCGTCGCTCGCCGAGGAGGTGGCCGACCGGACTTCGGAGCCGTTCGCCGCGGACTTCGACGTAGCCGGGGCCGAGTCCGTCGACGCGAGTGCGCTCCGTCAGCCGCTCTCCCAGGGAGATATCGAGGACTACCGCTCGCTCGGGCGCGACGCGGCCGAGGCCGTCGAGTCCGTCTGTCGGGAGGTGACGCCGGGGACGACCGAACGCGAGGCGGCCGTCGCGCTCCGGGCCGAACTCGGCGAACGCGACTGCGAGACACCCGTGGCGCTCGTCGGGGGGGCAGAGCGCGCCCAGCGGTATCGGCACCTCACGCCGACCGACGCCGAACTCGGCGACTACGCCATCGCGTCGGTGACGACCGAGCGCGGCGGGTTGCACGCCAGCGTCACCCGGACCGTCGCGTTCGACCCGCCGGAGTGGTTCGACGAGCGCTACGACGCGGCGCGGCGGGTCGAGGCGTCGGCGCTCGCGGCGACCAGGCGCGTCGGGAGTGCGGACGAGAGCGTCGGGAGTGACGGTGGTGGCAGGACCGCTGGCGACGTGTTCGACGCCATCCGGGAGGCGTACGCCGAGGTGGGCTTCGAGGACGAGTGGCGACAGCACCACCAGGGCGGCGCGGCGGGGTTCGCGGGTCGCGAGTGGATAGCGACGCCCGACCACGACGCGACGGTCGAACTGCCGATGGCCTACGCCTGGAATCCGACCGTGCAGGGGACGAAGAGCGAGGGAACGCACCTCGTGACGACGGACGGCGTCGAGACGCTGACGCTCGGAGCGGGCCACTGGCCGACGAGCGAGGTGGAGAGCGTCGACGGGTCGCTCGCCGTCTCCAGACCAGACCCACTCCGACGCTGAGGTGGGTTCGGGCAGTTCGTTCGAACCACGCCTGCCCGTCGATGCGAAGCGCCTAACATCGCATCGGCTAACGCTACGCCAATGACCGGCGACACCTTCGACGTGGTCACGTTCGGCGAGACGATGATCCGCCACTCCGTCGCGCCCGGCGAGCGCCTGGAGACCGCTCACGAGACCGAGATGCGGGCGGCGGGCGCGGAGAGCAACGTCGCGGTCACGGTCAGCCGACTCGGCGGGTCGGCGGCGTGGCTGTCGAAGCTCCCCGACTCGGCGCTCGCCCGCCACGTCGAGGCGTCGCTGCGAACCCACGGCGTCACGCCCGTCGTCGCCCGAAGCGACGAGGGACGCGTCGGCGTCTACTACCTCGAACCCGCTGGCGAACCGCGCGGGACGAACGTCGTCTACGACCGGGCGGGCGCAGCCATCCGCACCGCGACGCCGGAGGACCTGGCGACCGACCACGTCGAGTCGGCGCGGGCGTTCCACGTCAGCGGCATCACGCCCGCGCTCTCCGAGACGCTGGCCGACACGACCCGGACGCTCCTCGACCGGGCCGTCGCCGCCGACACGCACACCGTGTTCGACCTCAACTACCGCGGAAAGCTCTGGACCCACGACGAGGCCCGCGAGACCTGCGAACCGCTGCTCGACGCGGTCGACACGTTCGTCGTCGCCGAACGAGACGCGAGTGCAGTCCTCGACTACGACGGCGAGGCCTCCACCGTCGCGGCCGACCTCGCGGCCGCACACGACTGCGAGACCGTCGTCGTCACCCGCGGTGCTGAGGGAGCCGTCGCCGTCCACGACGGTGACGTCATCGACCAGGGTGCGTTCCCCGCGGACACGTTCGACCCCATCGGGACTGGCGACGCGTTCGTCGGCGGCTACCTCGCCCGGTGGCTCGACGGCGCGAGCGTCGAGGAGGCGCTGGAGTACGGCGCGGCGACTGCGGCGCTGAAGCGCACTGTCGGCGGCGACGTCGCGACGGTCACGCCCGAGGAGGTCGACCGCGTCGTCGCGAGCGACACGAGCGACATCACACGCTGAGGAACTGTCACGCAGGGGGTCACAACTTTTTACTCGTCTACGGGTGAGTTCTCGCCATGACACCCGACGCTGGCAGTTCGCTCCAGGCACCGTCGCTCGCCCGCATCGAAGAGACTGGTCTCGTCGCCGTCGTCCGCGGGGCGGACCCCGACGGGGTCGTCCGAGTCGTCGACGCACTGGTCGAAGGCGGCGTCCGGGCGGTCGAACTCACCGCCGACTCCGACGGCGCGATGGAGATGCTCCGTGACGTCGCCTCGACGCTCGACGACGACGTCTCGCTGGGCGTCGGGACCGTCCTCGACGCGGCGACCGCACGCAGCGCCCTCCTCGCGGGGGCGGAGTTCGTCGTCACGCCGAGTCTCGACACCGAGGTCGTGACGGTCGCCAACCGCTACGGCGCGCCCGTCGCCCCGGGCGTGTTCACCCCGACCGAGGCCGTCCGGGCGTACGAGGCCGGCGCTGACGTGGTGAAACTGTTCCCCGCCGCGACCGGCGGTCCGGGCCACCTCAGCGCTCTCCGCGGGCCGCTCGGTCACATCCCGTTCGTCCCGACGGGCGGGGTCACGCTGGACAACGTCGACGCGTTCATCGAGGCCGGTGCCGTCGGCGTCGGCGTCGGCGGGTCGCTCGTGGACAGCGACGCCGTCGCGGCGGGCGACTACGGTGCCATCACCGACCGCGCCCGCGCCTTCCGCTCGGCCATCGACGAGGCGCGCGCCGGGTCGAACTGACGACCGACTCGACGCGCTGAGGGACCACCACGACGACCCCGAGGGGTGCGACGGGTGAGCCAGGGAGCGGTGATGGAACGATGGTGTCCGACGCAGTCGCTCGACGACGGTGTCGCGTGAGGGAATGTGTGTCGGAGGCTCAGGTGCTCGACTGCTGGCAGATGCTGACGGAGTGGCCGGTCGCCGACTCGTGAGTCGACGCCATCGACTCGGCGAGGTCGCGGCCGGACGTCGCACTCTCGAAGGCGCAGTGAGTGCAGCTAAGTCGCCAACCGCTCGTGGGCATGGTTCGACCGTCGGTCGCCCTCTTGATAAATCGTGCTAGTAGGTGTCGAGTGCATCGACGGCACCGGGGTGCAAGCGTGACGACACTCACGAGTCGTGCGCGACGGTCGCCGTCCCCGTCAGCACCGTCTCGCCGTCGTCGGTATCGACCGCCACGTCGAGCACCAGTCCGTCGGCGGTGGCGTCTCTACCGTCCGCGTCGACGCCCTCCGCTACGGTCGCCCGCGCGGTGACGGTGTCCCCCGGCCAGACCCGAGACTGGAAGCGGACGCCGAACGACCGGACCCGACCGAGTCCCACGGAGTCGGCGACGGCCTGCGCGGCCACACCCGCCGTCAGCATCCCCTGGCCGAACACGCTGGGGTGGCCCGCACCGGTCGCGTACGGTTCGTCGTAGTGGACGGGGTTGAAGTCGCCGCTGGCCCCCGCGTAGCGGACGAAGTGCTGGCGCGCGAACGGACCGACGCGCACCTCGGGACCGACGTCCCCCGCCGCGAGCGAACCGGGCGCACTCGGCTCGGGGACGGTCGGCTCACCCCCCAGTCCGGCGTGTACCGGGAGGCCCACCAGGTCGTCGGCGGTCGCCCCGCCGTCCGTTCCCGACGGCGGACTGGGGTTCGCGAACCCGTCCCCGTCCGTTGGATGGCCGCTGAACTGGCGCTCGGTGGTCTCGTCGGGGTCGTCGTCGGTCTCGACGGTGTCGTCGGACGCGTCACCCTCGGCTGCTGCGCCCTCCGTCTCGATGGCCGTCGCGCGCTCCGTCAGGACGTGCTCGCCGTCTCCCGTCCGGTACTCGGTGGCGAACTCCGCGAACGTCATCGTCCCGCCGCGCCGCCCGTCGCGCTGGTAGACGTCGGTCAGCGTGGTGTCGCCGTGGAGGTCGTCGCCGACGAGCAGCGGTCGGTCGTACTCGTAGCGCTGCTCGCCGTGGAGGACGAACTTCGGGTCGAACCCCAGGTCGAACCGGTCGGTACGGTAGCGCGGGAAGGAACTCACCCGCGGGAACGTGAGCGGGGCTGGAATCGCCGGGAAGCCCCGTTCCACGGCGACGTCCGACGAGCGGTAGAGCGGGTCGTCGTCGCCGACCGCGCGAGCGAACTCCTCGACCTTCCCCGCCTCGACGACGAAACCTTCGACGGTGCGTCTCGTCTCCCCGACCGTCGATTCGAGGTCGGCGAGCGAGCGACCGGTCACCCAGCCCCCCGGCGGTCCGCCCACTGCTGCGTGAACACGAACACGGTAGCGAACCGACCGCCGCGGAGACGATTAATTGCTAGGTCACTGATTCCTCTCGCGCTACCACTCGCCCTCGACCGGCGGCGTCTCGAAGGCGGTCTCACAGTCCGAACAGCGAACGACGGTGCGTACCTCTTCGCCGCGCCGGAACCGCAGGTCGTCGCCGCCGCAGTCGGGGCACGCCGTGGGCGTCCGCGTCGTCTCACAGGCTGGACAGACGAACTGTGGCCCTCCGTCGTCGGTCACCAGTCGCATCTCGCCACGACCACAGTCGGGACACGTCGTGGGGAACCGCAGGTCGATGCTGTCACGCGGCGCGCCCACCGCGAGGACGTCGAGAGGCGACGTTCCAGCGTTCCGTCCGGACTGGAACTCGCCGGGCGCGAAGCGAATCGCCCCGCCCGCCTCGACGACGTGACCGTCCTCCTCTGCGTCGTCGTCGGAAGCGTCGTTCCCGTCAGAAGCGCCGTTCCCGTCGGATGCGTCGTTCTCGTCGGACACCGCCGGGAGCGTCTCGAAGGCGACCGTCCCGTCGAGCACGTAGAACACCTCCTCCTGGTCGGCGTGGGCGTGCAGGCCCGCGGGGAGTGACTCGCCGGGGGCGACGCGGTAGCGGGTGAGTGCGAGTCCGGTCGCCCCGAGGCGTTCGGCCAGTCGGTGGCGGTCGACACCCGCTTCCGCGGCGTCCGAAGCTACGTCGTCGACCGTGACTCGCTCCATGCGACGACATCCGGCGCGTCCGGAGAAAGACGTTCGCCTCACCGCTCGCCCTCAGCCGACGTAGGACGCGAGCAGGTCCGTCGCGGTGTCGCCGAGTCGCTGCAGGTCGGACTCCACCTCGTGGAACTTCGGCTCCCAGTCCCCGGTCCCGAGGTAGTCGCTGACGACGAACATCGACCCCACCTCGACGCTCCGTGCCTCGGCGACAGCGAACACCGCCGCCGCCTCCATCTCCACGGTCAGGACGCCCTCCTCGGCGTAGCGCTCGACCTCCGCGACCGTCTCGCGGTAGATGGCGTCGATGGTCCACGAGGGGCCGACGTGGTACGACGCGGCGCGGTCGGTCAGCAGGCGTTCGGTCGCCTCGGTGAGCGACTCGCTGGCGTGTGCGAACCGCGCCGACTCGACGTAGTGGTGGGAGGTGCCCTCGTCCCGGATGGCCCGGTCGCAGACCACGAACTCGCCCAGCTCGATGGTTTCGTCGAGGCTGCCCGCCATACCGACGGAGAGGAACGTCTCGACGCCGTCGGCGACGAGTTCGTCCATCAGCATGGCCGTCGTCGGCGCACCGATGCCGAACCCTCCGAGGACGCCGACGCGGCCGTCGTTCTCGTCGAACACGTAGAGGTCGCCGTAGTAGTGGTCGACGTGTGCGCCGTCGTACGTCTCGGTGAGGTACGCCATCAGTCGCCGACTGTAACAGAGGACGACGGCCGCCGGTGGGTCGACCGCCTCGGCGTCCTCGGTCTGCCGTCGGTGGTACTCGTTGTGGGCGTCCGGCGTGACGAACGCCTCTCCGAGGTGTTTGCCGGGGTGGTTGGGGAAGGGCATTCGAGAGATCATCGGCGGCGGCGACAAGACGGTATCGGAGCGACTCCCAGGCGACGCGACGCCGACCCGGACCCCTCTCGTCACAGGGTGAGAACGCCGCTACCGATTTATCACGGCCTGCTCCCTCGACCGCAGTATGGCACGTGATCCGCTCCTCTCGACGGAGACGAAGATTACGCTCGTGTTCATGGCCGTCGGCCTGACGGCGTGGTACCTCGCGGGCGAGTTCGGCGACAGCAGCGAACTGGAGTTCGTCGCGCTGTTCGGTCTCGGTATCGTGGCCCCGACCTTCGTCAACGAGGCCCGACGTCACATCGGGGACGGACGGTAGCGATTCCGACGGCCGACCCCGCGAGCGACGGTAGCCTTACACGCACAGAGGACACACCTGTAGTATGAGCGAACGAACCAGCGAACGGACCCGGAGCAGCGACGAGGGCATCCGTGACCGGACGGCAGACCGTCTCGACTCCATGACCGGGATGGACCGGCCGGGACGGACGAGCGACAAGACCGACCGCGTGATGCGCCACGGCAAGTACGCGCTCGTCGCTCTGGCCATCGCGCTCGTATTCTCGTTCGCTGGCGGCATCATCGAACTGATACCCATCGTCGGTGGCCTCGTCGGCGGGCTGCTCGGCCTCGTCAGCGGACTGGCGTGGCTAGCGTTCATCGTCTTCGCCGTGCTGTTCGCCTACCCGCTCGTGAAGGCGATGCTGCGCTGAGTCTCGGTCGGAGCGCGGTCTGTTCTCTTCCACCTCTACTCGCATCGTCGCTCGGTCCGTCTCACCCGCGAGTGCCCCGGCTACCGGTCGACCGGCGACCCTGATGCTGTAGGCGTCGAACGCGGGGGCTCCCGATCGAACCCGGTTGCGTCGCTCCACTCTCTCCGACCGGCAGAAGAGGCGTCGTCAGAGTAGCTGGTCGAGTGCGGCCGGGTCCGGGGTGACGAACACACCGTCGTCGTCGTCGATGGTGACGAGGTCGGCGTCCGCCAGCACGGGGAGGTGACAGTGGTACAGCGAGACGAGCGTCCGGTCGAACTGGTCCGACGGGTCGTCGTGGTCGGCACTACCCTCCGCGTCGACGACGCGCTCGGTCAGCCGGTCCAGTTCGACGCGCCCCTCGCACGACGCGAGGACGCGGAGGAGCGTGCGGCGGCGCGGGTCGGCGAACAACCGCCCCAGCGTCTCTTCTGTCTGCAGGTTCGGTTCGTCCGCGAACGGGGAAGTCGTGCTATGAGTTGACATCGGTTGTCTCTTGGCCGAAGTAACACCGCCATCGGGGTTATGCGCTACACCTAATCAGATAGGCAAAGTTATCGCGCTATACACTATCGAATCAAAGAAAGTGGCTGCGTCGTGCGGTTCTGCCTCTCGGGACGGCCCCTGTGCTGTCACACCCTCCAGGACGTACCCAGCGCGTGCAGCGTAGAAGGCGAGTGCCCGCGCGACTCCACGGACACCGTCGGAGTGTACCGCAGCGAGCGTCGTGATGTCCCGTCGGTATCGTGCGTCGGTCGTCGAGAGTCGGGGGGTCCCTGTTCCAGAGGGGACCGGAGAGGGACCACCCGAGCAGGGGAACCGCACCGCGACCCCTGCCTCTACCTCTCGCAAATACTCCATATTGAGAGTTTCTGTTTTTCGAATATAAATTCGGTGAGCGAGTCGTCGTGCGCTCCGGGGACACTGCCCCTGGGGCGGTAGTCGGCGAGTCTCGGTGAATCCCGCGCTCTCTCGGTGAACTCGGGGGCGTCGGCGAGAGGAGTCGCTGATACCAGCCGGTCCAGTCGGTCGTCGGAGAGGGAGAGTCAGCTACGGAACTGGTTCTGGACCGCGGCCACCGCCTGCCGGATGACGGACGCGGGTCCGCGCGTCGTCTCGACCGGTGTGACCGGGTCGACGTCGCCCGTCCCGTCGCCGTCGGGTGCGATGGTCTGCGCGTCGTCCCCACGCTCGGCTGCTTCGGTCGCCCGGTCGGTCGCCGCCGGTGCGTCGAGCAACTGGTCTACGACGGCGTCGTAGAGGCAACCGGTGGTGAAGGTGTGTCCGCTGTCGTCGCCGACGAGGCTGTACCGTCCCTCGCGCGCGAGCGTGTCGCGGACGGTCGCCTCGTCCGTCGCGTCGAACCCCGTGGCGAGGGCGTGTTCACCGACGAACGTCGGCGTCTCGACGCGGACGTGGTCGGTCTTCACCGTCACGGACGGCGTCTCGTTACGCAACGCCTCGGCCGCGAGGGTGTCCGCAAGTTCATGTTTTCCCTCCGCACGGAGCTCGTGGAGGCGACTGGTCACTGCCATGCGGACAGGTACGAATCGGACATAGTTCAGTCTTTGGGGCAGTCACGCCGCCGGGTACGATTGTGTTTTATTACCACGGGCGGCGAACGCTCGGCACGTCTCTTCCACCGACGATGCCAGTGTACAGGCCGTCCTGACCCGGTATCTGGCCATCGCGGGCGGTGCCACGGGCGACGAAAAGTCACTGTTAATGACAATTTATCGTGGCGAGGGCTTAAGCCCTTCAAATGTTCATAACGATATGAAATGGAATATCCCACTCGTCAGCGCGAGCGTGAGCCCGAATCGGAGGCCGAGGAGCAGGCTGAGGGCACCGAAGGGGAGCGGGTGTGCGACGAGTGTGAGTCCGGTCAACTCGTCAAGTCCGACGACGGCCGCGAACTCGTCTGCGACGAGTGCGGTCTCATCGTCGAGGAGACGAACATCGACCCCGGTCCGGAGTGGCGGGCGTTCAACCACTCGGAGCGTCAGAACAAGTCGCGCGTGGGTGCGCCCACGACGCAGACGATGCACGACAAGGGACTCACCACCCAGATCGACTGGAAGAACAAGGACGCCTACGGTCGGTCGCTGTCCTCCGAGAAGCGCAGTCAGATGCACCGCCTGCGCAAGTGGCAGGAGCGCATCCGCACGAAGGACGCCGGCGAACGCAACCTCCAGTTCGCGCTCAGCGAGATCGACCGCATGGCCAGCGCACTCGGCGTCCCGAAGTCCGTCCGCGAGGTGGCGTCGGTCATCTACCGCCGCGCACTGAGCGAGGACCTCATCCGCGGGCGCTCCATCGAGGGCGTCGCCACCAGTGCGCTGTACGCCGCCTGTCGCAAGGAGGGCATCCCGCGCTCGCTCGAGGAGATCTCGGAGGTCTCGCGGGTCGAGCGCAAGGAGATCGGCCGCACCTATCGCTACATCTCCCAGGAACTCTCCCTGGAGATGGAGCCCGTCGACCCCAAGAAGTACGTCCCCCGATTCTGTTCTGAACTGCAACTCTCCGAGGAGGTCCAGTCGAAGGCCAACGAGATCATCAACGTCACCACCGAGAAGGGCCTGCTGTCGGGCAAGTCCCCGACGGGCTACGCCGCCGCCGCCATCTACGCCGCTTCCCTGCTCTGCAACGAGAAGAAGACCCAGCGCGAAGTGGCTGGCGTCGCGCAGGTGACCGAGGTCACCATCCGCAACCGCTACCAGGAGCAGATCGAAGCGATGGGGATCTGACCCGGCGAGACGACCGACTACAGACGACAAACGCGGCCAGCACGTTCTCCCGTACGCTACTCCAGCCCGAGTCCGTCGCTCATCGAGTTCCCCGGCTTCGGGACGCCCTTCACGGTCACCGTCTCGCCCGTCATGAACGAGGCGGCGGGACTGACGAGGAACTGGACCACGTCGGCTATCTCCTCGGTGTGACCGATACGCCGGTCGGCCTGCTCGCGTGGGGGCATCTCCTCGCTGTCGATACCCAGCGTCTCGGCGACGCCGGGCGTCTGGATGAGCCCCGGCGCGACGCAGTTGACGCGGATACCGTCGTCGGCCCACTCGACGGCGAGCGTCTCGGTGAGTCGGATGATGGCCGCCTTCGCCGCGCCGTAGTGGCTCTCGCCGGGCGCAGCGTGCTGGCCGTTGACGCTGGAGAGGTTGACGACGTGGCCGCCGTCGTCCTCGCGCATCACCTCGCCCGCTACCTGCGTGCAGTGGACGGTCCCCGTGAGGTTGAGGTCGAGGATGGCGTTCCACCCGTTCGGCGAGATGTCCTCGAACGGGGCGACGAACTCGCCGCCAGCGTTGTTGACCAGCACGTCCACGCCACCGAACTCCTCGACCGTCGCCTCGACGAACGCCTCGACCTGCGCTCGCTCGCGAACGTTACACTCGACGGCGAGGGCGCTCCCGGCGGCGTCCTCCTCTATCGCCTCCGCCACCGGGTCGACGCGCTCTTGCGCGCGCGAGCAGATGGCGACGTTCGCACCGCTGGCCGCGAGCGTCTCCGCGATTGCCTTCCCGATTCCCTGGCTCGCTCCCGTCACGATTGCCGTCTTCCCGGCGACGTCGTAGTCCGGTTCGTGCATAGATAACACGCGTTCCAGTTCGTGATAATCGTACCGACAGCGTCCGTTCCGAGAGACCACCGCGTCGCGGACGCTCACCGTCTCCCGTCGGGTACGGGCCGTATAGGTGCCACGTAATAATAGGCTGGCGTCCGGTGGCAGACGTATGGGAATCGACGTACCGGAGTCGTGGGACCCGGACGATCTCTCGGCGGACGAGGCGCTCGACCTCATGTCCCGGCCTCGCCGCCGGAACGTCGTCTACGCACTGCTCGAAGCGGACGACGAGACGCTCACCCGTGACGAACTCGTGAACATCCTCGCGGCGGGTCGACGTGAGAAGGCTCCCGACGACGTCGAGGACCGCGTGTTGCGCACTATCGCCGAGTCCCTGGACCACAACCACCTCCCGAAACTGGACGAGGTGGACGTCGTCGACTACGACCGCGAGTCGAACCACGTCGAACTCGGGTCGGCCGCCGAGGACGTGGCGCCGCTCCTCCGGTTCGTCCCCGAGGACGAGTGACCGCTCGCTGGGAGAACGGAGTCGGCCGCCAGGACGAGTGTCACGGGGTCGATTCGTGGACGCTTACTCCAGCAGGACCGTGAACCCCCAGGAGTACGTCGTCGGGTCCTCGGTGGTCGCGGAGGTGGCCGCCCCCTCGGTGGCTGGTCGGACCTGGTAGGACGTCTCGAAGCGGTACTCACCGACCGGGAGACACGCGTCCTCCCCGACGGCCCCGTAGAGGTCGAGCGCCTGTGTGGTGGTCTCCCCGGGGGCGAGCGTGGTCGTCCGGTACTCCTGTGTGACGGCGATACCGTCGGTGAGTCGCCAGCACCCGGCCTCGGCGGGATACTCCCGGTCCGCGTCCGAGGGGAGCAACAGCAGGTGCTTCTCGGTGTCGTGCCGGTACGCGAAGACGACGGCGCGACTCTCTCCGACGGCGAGCGGGTCCTCACCGGTGTTGGTGACGGAGACGCGGAGGCCGGGCGGAGCTTCCTCCGTCGCCGCCTCCCGGACGAGTTCGACCGCGTGCTCGACCGGTCCGTCCTGCTCGTCGGTGCGGACGATGGTGACGCCCGGACCGCCCGTTCCGCGGAGACGCGTCCCGCCCGCGTCGCCGCTGTCGTTGTCCCCGTCGCCGGGGCCGCCACTGTCGTTCCCACCGGGGAGGGCGTCGGTCGTCGCGTTCCCTGTCGGTTCGGGTGTCGAGGTGTCCGTCGGCGCTGGTGTCGTCGACTCCTCTCCCGTCCCCGAGTCGGCGTCGCCGAGACAGCCGGCGAGTGAGAGGGTCGTCGCGAGGGCACAGCACTTCAGGACCGTCCGTCGGTTCGTCATCGTCTCTCGATAGGTGTCTCCGGGGATAACGACGCCGGAGCATCAAAACCCGGTTTGGTCCTTCACGGGACCGGTCGGCGCCGAGACGGAGTTCAGCGCTCGGCGACCGGCCGACTCGCCTCCGCGACGTACGTCTCGTGGCCGACGCTGTCCCTGTGGCCCGCGGCCTCGACGTGGGCGATGAACGACGTCGTCCAGCAGGACGACCGGAATCCACACTCCCGACACCGTGCGCGGAACCCACCGTTGCTCGTACCTGGCATCGTCACCACGCTACGGTCTCGACGTATCTTGTAACCGGGGACCTGCCGGAACGAAACTCCCACCTACCGGCCGACGGCACCCGGCCGAGCGTGCTCGGTTCGTGGTCGACCGACCGAGTCTCGGACTGACCACGATGCGACTCGGCGGTGTAGTAAGGGGAACGGCGTCCTCGAGGTCTGACCGACCCCGGTTGGACGCCGACATGACAGGTACGACGTGGATGAGCGGTGACACCCCGAACCCCCACGTCACTCATCGCTACGGGTAATTGGGGCATAGTTATCCGGTGGCTGCCGGGGCTATGAAACAGTCTAACGTCGGATTACCGGTCGACCGCCGCCTCGCTCTCGCCGCGTCCTCGGAGGCCAGTCGACCGAACGCCACCGGTCGTACTCACCGCGTCCGGAGCGTCGGAACTCCCGTCGCCGTAGCTCTCGGACCCAGAGGAGGCAGTCGTGAGGGGTCACCGGTAGCCACGTCCCGACGCTCGACGGCCGAAAGGAGGGCCTACCGGTGGTCTTCGGGGAGAGAGGACGCCCCGTCTCCGTTCGGTGCGTTACTCCTCGACGCCCTCGATGCACGCGCGGAGTTCCTCGCAGAGTATCTCGGCGCGGAAACTCAACTGGTGACGGTCGTCCTCGGTGAGCGCGTCGCGGGCGGCCACGTTCTCGATGGCGGTCAGCAGGTCCTGTTCGCGTGCGGTGACGGCGTCGACGGTGGGTCGGTCTTGTGTGTCCATACACGTCCCTACCGTCCCGTCCCCAAGGGCGACTCCGGTACAGACGTTGAGCGAGCGACGCGACGCGGCTACAACGATAGCGCTGCCGGCACCGACAGTCACGGTCGTCGAACGGTCCGAGCGCGGAACCACAGCCGACGGCCGTCGTATTCGGCCGCGAGGACGCGTAGAACGCAGTATTCGGCGCGTCGGACCAGTCGGAGTCTCGAACTGACTGTCGGAGAAGCGCTTTTTGTATCGACGGTGTACGGTAGAGTATGCGCGCGCCAGGTCGTCGGTGGAGTCGGGCCAGTGTCGGGGGATGGGCCACCGCCGAGGCGGCCGCCGGGCGGGTTCCGTCGCGGTGGCGAGGATGAGCCGTCTCCCCCGACCCACGGCGTCGACGGTGTTCCTCTGGGGCCTACTGGCGGTGTTCGGTGTCGTGACCGTCTGGCTGTTCCTCCCGTACCTCCAGTACGCCCTCCTCGCGGGGTTGCTGGGCTAC
This region of Halomarina salina genomic DNA includes:
- a CDS encoding M24 family metallopeptidase produces the protein MSRRARLDTFLDANDLAAVWFARPNSFAWLTGGDNVVDRSGDTGVAAAGYDGDRLRVVTDDIEAPRLRDEEVGDDVAVESFEWHASSLAEEVADRTSEPFAADFDVAGAESVDASALRQPLSQGDIEDYRSLGRDAAEAVESVCREVTPGTTEREAAVALRAELGERDCETPVALVGGAERAQRYRHLTPTDAELGDYAIASVTTERGGLHASVTRTVAFDPPEWFDERYDAARRVEASALAATRRVGSADESVGSDGGGRTAGDVFDAIREAYAEVGFEDEWRQHHQGGAAGFAGREWIATPDHDATVELPMAYAWNPTVQGTKSEGTHLVTTDGVETLTLGAGHWPTSEVESVDGSLAVSRPDPLRR
- the kdgK1 gene encoding bifunctional 2-dehydro-3-deoxygluconokinase/2-dehydro-3-deoxygalactonokinase; this translates as MTGDTFDVVTFGETMIRHSVAPGERLETAHETEMRAAGAESNVAVTVSRLGGSAAWLSKLPDSALARHVEASLRTHGVTPVVARSDEGRVGVYYLEPAGEPRGTNVVYDRAGAAIRTATPEDLATDHVESARAFHVSGITPALSETLADTTRTLLDRAVAADTHTVFDLNYRGKLWTHDEARETCEPLLDAVDTFVVAERDASAVLDYDGEASTVAADLAAAHDCETVVVTRGAEGAVAVHDGDVIDQGAFPADTFDPIGTGDAFVGGYLARWLDGASVEEALEYGAATAALKRTVGGDVATVTPEEVDRVVASDTSDITR
- a CDS encoding bifunctional 4-hydroxy-2-oxoglutarate aldolase/2-dehydro-3-deoxy-phosphogluconate aldolase is translated as MTPDAGSSLQAPSLARIEETGLVAVVRGADPDGVVRVVDALVEGGVRAVELTADSDGAMEMLRDVASTLDDDVSLGVGTVLDAATARSALLAGAEFVVTPSLDTEVVTVANRYGAPVAPGVFTPTEAVRAYEAGADVVKLFPAATGGPGHLSALRGPLGHIPFVPTGGVTLDNVDAFIEAGAVGVGVGGSLVDSDAVAAGDYGAITDRARAFRSAIDEARAGSN
- a CDS encoding FAS1-like dehydratase domain-containing protein, yielding MGGPPGGWVTGRSLADLESTVGETRRTVEGFVVEAGKVEEFARAVGDDDPLYRSSDVAVERGFPAIPAPLTFPRVSSFPRYRTDRFDLGFDPKFVLHGEQRYEYDRPLLVGDDLHGDTTLTDVYQRDGRRGGTMTFAEFATEYRTGDGEHVLTERATAIETEGAAAEGDASDDTVETDDDPDETTERQFSGHPTDGDGFANPSPPSGTDGGATADDLVGLPVHAGLGGEPTVPEPSAPGSLAAGDVGPEVRVGPFARQHFVRYAGASGDFNPVHYDEPYATGAGHPSVFGQGMLTAGVAAQAVADSVGLGRVRSFGVRFQSRVWPGDTVTARATVAEGVDADGRDATADGLVLDVAVDTDDGETVLTGTATVAHDS
- a CDS encoding cupin domain-containing protein gives rise to the protein MERVTVDDVASDAAEAGVDRHRLAERLGATGLALTRYRVAPGESLPAGLHAHADQEEVFYVLDGTVAFETLPAVSDENDASDGNGASDGNDASDDDAEEDGHVVEAGGAIRFAPGEFQSGRNAGTSPLDVLAVGAPRDSIDLRFPTTCPDCGRGEMRLVTDDGGPQFVCPACETTRTPTACPDCGGDDLRFRRGEEVRTVVRCSDCETAFETPPVEGEW
- a CDS encoding nucleoside phosphorylase, producing the protein MPFPNHPGKHLGEAFVTPDAHNEYHRRQTEDAEAVDPPAAVVLCYSRRLMAYLTETYDGAHVDHYYGDLYVFDENDGRVGVLGGFGIGAPTTAMLMDELVADGVETFLSVGMAGSLDETIELGEFVVCDRAIRDEGTSHHYVESARFAHASESLTEATERLLTDRAASYHVGPSWTIDAIYRETVAEVERYAEEGVLTVEMEAAAVFAVAEARSVEVGSMFVVSDYLGTGDWEPKFHEVESDLQRLGDTATDLLASYVG